In one Acomys russatus chromosome X, mAcoRus1.1, whole genome shotgun sequence genomic region, the following are encoded:
- the Sowahd gene encoding ankyrin repeat domain-containing protein SOWAHD, with product MAESQGDANPLPKAWDGPAKLNEASAPQIEPSVQQRRSYRTDFCSLGRYTGKAVADSAILSREPMFHSSQTVTRASGTRRRGALRELLGLQGAAPAGWLSEERSEPATTGSRRSSGQGSSRVCLEPREHAWILAAAEGRYEVLLDLLEAEPSLLMRNDPITGYNVLHWLAKHGRHEELILLHDFAMHRGLPFDVSAPGSGGLTPLHLAALQGHDMVIKVLVGALGADPTRRDYSGHRPCHYLRPNASQSLRELSGAEDWELARDKERDKANSSSSSTTTSTTTTTGWSLRRAPSSSRLKSMGTHSKGAAAQPAKEKKAGGNQGGQGTGLLRHLFPFIQNR from the coding sequence ATGGCCGAGTCCCAAGGAGACGCGAACCCGCTGCCCAAGGCCTGGGACGGGCCAGCCAAGTTGAATGAGGCCAGCGCCCCTCAGATCGAGCCCAGCGTCCAGCAGCGCCGCTCCTACAGAACTGACTTCTGTAGCCTTGGCAGGTACACGGGCAAAGCCGTCGCGGACAGTGCCATCCTGTCCCGGGAGCCTATGTTCCACAGCTCCCAGACGGTAACCAGGGCGAGCGGTACACGCCGGCGGGGGGCGCTGCGGGAACTGCTGGGGCTGCAGGGGGCGGCTCCCGCTGGGTGGCTGTCGGAGGAGCGCTCGGAGCCCGCCACTACTGGGTCCCGCCGCTCAAGCGGGCAAGGCAGCAGCCGAGTGTGCCTTGAGCCGCGGGAGCACGCGTGGATTCTGGCGGCCGCCGAGGGGCGTTATGAAGTGCTGCTGGACCTGCTGGAGGCTGAGCCCAGCTTGCTGATGCGGAACGACCCAATCACGGGCTACAATGTGCTGCACTGGCTGGCAAAGCACGGGCGCCACGAGGAGCTCATTCTGTTGCATGATTTTGCCATGCACAGGGGACTGCCATTTGATGTGAGTGCCCCAGGTAGCGGTGGCCTCACGCCGCTCCACCTGGCGGCTCTGCAGGGCCATGATATGGTCATCAAGGTGCTGGTGGGGGCCCTGGGGGCGGACCCCACGCGTCGCGATTACAGTGGCCACCGGCCTTGTCACTATCTGCGTCCCAATGCTTCTCAGAGCCTGCGGGAGCTGTCTGGTGCAGAAGACTGGGAGCTGGCACGCGACAAAGAGCGCGACAaggccaacagcagcagcagcagcactacgacctccaccaccaccactaccggGTGGTCGCTGAGACGCGCCCCAAGCTCATCCCGCCTCAAGTCCATGGGAACACACAGCAAAGGGGCGGCGGCTCAGCCAGCCAAGGAGAAGAAGGCAGGGGGCAATCAGGGAGGACAAGGCACTGGCCTTCTGCGCCACCTGTTCCCCTTCATCCAGAACCGTTGA